aaaattttacgcaAGTTTTtcgtaatctttaataaaaacatttaataattttcataatttttaattaaaaaaattcattttcgtttttttaatctgtatttttttaaatagaaaaaaactaaaaccttGCTGAAAATGCACACACATTTGGGTTATAGGTATATTGGCGTGCAGTTAATGGAGCTTTGTGCATTAGCATAATACATAATGTTGTCTtataacaataatttatatatacaaatatttgaataaataagTGTGTTAAATAATTgtgaattattgaaatttttcgcttggattttcattttttgtgtgtttttacaAAATGATAGTTTAGTATTTTTGCATTTCTACTACAACTCCTACACATACTCcacttatttatataatttacacacacacatgcatacataatttgtttaattttttccactaaAATTACATAGGCTATGCTAACAATGTTTTCACCACAAAGGCgctcatgcatacatacatatgagtgtgTATTTGATAACCGAAACGGCAATAATTTCACACGTGTGATACGACAGTGAAATTTAGTTAGTAAATATTAAAGTTCTATTTTACATATGCAGACGTTtgtatatttagaaatatatatttctatatacatatatatatgtatatatattttgttttattatagttACAACTCGCCCATACATTAAATatgcttaaatttaaaatgtttaatactaATTatgaactacatacatacattatgtaTTAAATTTGCTTATTAAAGTTCAGCATTTACAACATTTTGCTGTGCATTCTGCTCATCCTTTTAGGTTTTCAAACttcatttatgtataaaattataattttattatatctaCACTTAAATGAAATTGTCTTACAAAATATTCCTCGTTACAACTAactctatgtatatatatgtatatatgtatcttataAGTTGTTAATTCGATTTTAATCATTGTGTGTAACTACTTATGATAAATGTGttagttttacttaaaattatgcaattgtTTGTTACGCCTTGCTTCGAGACGTTCAAATTGGTGGCACTGCGGCCAGCCGCCTCTCAACTTTAATAAAATGCTTATATGAATTTGCGCATAATCGGTTTGTTTAGTTTTGTTCATTGAGTTTTtccttttataattttagtggTTGGTTTCGTTAAATTCTACCTGCTGCTCAACTTATAgctatatgtatttacaaaagtGGTAAAATTATaggtaatttatatttatatagtatataacaaTAATGCTTAGTCATTATTGAAAACTGTTGTGTCATTGCTTTTACATTTTTCCGCTTTATTATTAACttgttttaatattactttttatttaatcttaaattttgtgtgaaatatAAGGCAATTCATGTTTTTTGCATTGAAATGGTAAAACATAGTTGAATGGAAACTTTTTCATACGAATACAAagtcattccaattttttttttaataaaatgcgcCATGGCTTCTGgacaaataaacaatatttaacaaaatattagcaaaaaaaaaattttatataagaaaaataaataaaattacaaaaaaaattgtaataataatttacaaaaataataaaaattaaaataataataaaaaaataataaaaattaaaaataataataagaaaaaattataataataaaaaaaataataaaaataaaaaaaaaaacaaataataaaaataaaaaaaaaaaaacaaataataaaaattgaaaaaaaataatgaaaaaaaaactttataaaaattaaacagaaataaaaaaaaaagaaaaaaaaaacaaaaaattaaaaaaaaaattacaaaaaaaaaaaaataaaataaaaataataaaaaaaaattaaaatgaataaaaaaaaaaaaaaaaaaaataaaaaaaaaaaaaaaaaaaaaattttttatttaaaataaaaaaaaaaaaaaataattaaaataaaaaaaaattaaaaaaaattaaaaaattgtaaattaataaaaaaattaaaaaataaaaaattaaattaataaataaaaaaaataaattaataaataaaaaaaaaataaattaataaatttaaaaaattaaattaattaaatttttaacaaatttaaattaatacattttttaaacaaaaaactttatcaagaaaacattaaaatttcgGCTAATTTAATTACTACCGATGACATTGTAAGCAGCGTTTCAGCGCTTAGTtgtaattaaacattttaataaacacaaccaaaaaagaaaatatataaaaaaaaaaaaacaagaaaaattatttacttgaagtctaaacaaattataaattttggtgaatattaaaaaaatagaactaTTAGAAAGCCACTTTTATTtcgttgaaataaaattttatataaaaaaaaaacttgtatactatgacaaaaaaaaacaaatggcgTACACTTGTAAAAGCAAATTGGAGTCTGGAAGTTTGGCAAACGGAAGCACACAAATGCTTACACCATTTAGAACGTTCGACGGATATAAGTATCGAAAATCGTTTCTTTGCATATTGAACGGCACAttgggtatacatatgtattatgacGAAATGCATATCAAATATTGAAGTATTTGCtgttacatatgtgcatatggaagtgtatgtatgaaattatttgattttggttCTTAACCTCAACTTTATATCACAAAAGTTTAAACTATCAaacattattataataaatatataaaacacacaaaattagACTCGAAACACACACAATTGCAACGACCAATTTGTTTAGAAtgcttgttgtttgttttgttttgtttagtttttgttcactttaatttaaactaataaaatacCTAAAATTGCAACAATCATTATTTTGAGTACGCATTATCGACACCCTGCACATTTATCGTATAAAAATACTGCACATTAACACATTTCCTCGCATATTAACTACTTagcgcatatatatatatatatatatattacaatacACAATTGACGACACgttttctttatacatatatatatatgtatatacaatctGACTTGTTTGCTTAAATTGTAGCTTTTACATTATCGCTGCAGTCAGATAGTACAGATCCATAAGCATTTGCACATTAATTGGCAAACACGATAGACGATCGTGTGTGTTGGAGTCCAATGCCAGCCAGGACAAGGCATTGTAACCCTCCAACACGAAACGCAATACATCGGCAGTGAGTGAGGAATCCAGTGGATGATCTATGGCTGACGAATGCGCATTTGTCGAGTTAAGTATATCGTCGGCGGTCTGTATGTTTGGCACGTGGAGGTGCAATGCCGTTTTCAAGAATACAGGACAAACATCTTCCAAATGCGGGCAAGCTGCCCAAAACCAGGAAGGCATGCGTCCAGTTGGCGCTGTAGAAACCATGTAGCCCACGGCTAGCGGTTGCTGATTTATTGAGCCCACCTACAAGgacgaaataaataattagtttaTTAATATACTATAATTATTATAGTGAGTAGGTGAAATTACCTCTTCAACATCCTGTTGCTGTGCCGAGTTGAAGTTATTGCCACCGGCACTCGGCCAGCTGCGATTATCTTCCATGCGATCGGGACTGCAGTGATTCGATAAGCGACCAGGTTgagctaaaaaaaatagttaataagTGGATGTGTGAGTTTACGTTgttacaaaaaacaataataacaaaaacataaaagttttcatacaagaatttgattttgagctaacagtttgtatggcaactatatgcaatagatgtccgatctgaacaatttctattGACAATAACACAATCCAAAATactttgttgtagttgtaactTCTATAGGCACGCTGTTTTATTTTGGACGTTCCaagcttcgtggcaaacttaatataccctactcaatatatataaaaaaatacttacgaTCCCAATCGAGCAGATCACCCATGAGCTCAGCATCAGTGAAGCCGCCATTTTCGTCATCATCATCGAATATGATATCATTTTCCAAATCTACTTGTGGCTCATTTTGAAATTGACGTGTAAATGACTGTAAAGAGGCGGAAACATATTCATCATCAATATTTTCAAGATTACAAAAATTTAGATTGCTTAATGTGTTATGGATTGACCATGACTTACCAAGCAAACGGCACTTGTCGGGAATActagtatgtgtgtgcatgttacATCTTGTGGAGTGGATAGCGGGTTCTGCATGGAAATCTGCGAAAACCGCTCATCCGGAGTGAATTGGTCAGGCATTACGCGCAGTTTTGAATCTGGCTCCAACGTCACCAAGCAGGCGCTGAGTATACCAGGTGGATACATGAAGGAACATTGCTTACAAATATCCTTTAGTTGCTTGGAAGCTTTCTGTAGATTTTGTTTACTCAACAAAGAACTCCATGATTTTAGTTCGCTGTGACCGATGCGCCCAATACGGCCCACAACCAGCCGCCAATGATGCGCTGTCTGTGAGATCAAACCCATTATGAAGTCCATCAGCTTCTTGAGTCCAACACGTCGCGCCGGTGCCTTACGTCTGCGCGCACGATTCGGTACATCAATATTGATGATGATCTTTTCAAACATCTCACCACGATCATCGGTCACAGTAGCGAGCAACCAACTCTGATCTTCACTCAGACAATAGTTGCAATACATGACTGAATATTTTTGCTCGTTCAGTGCGCGCATACTGGATGATTGGCGAGAGAAGTCTGTCTTGTCATTTTTCTCATGCATTGGCGCCAATACATACGGCGGTGTGTACATTTTGTATGGTTGTCGGTTCTTGTCGTCTTTGCTCTTTAGGAATGCTTCCATATTGGCGGCTGTGCCGAAACCGGTCAAACTCTTCACGGCCTGCGTGTGCACCATATGTCGACGACACTGCGAGAATATGTTCAAAGCCAAGCAACGAATTTCGTCGGAGAAACGTTTGCGTGTACGCGATCGTCCCAATTCAACGATCGATTCCAACGATATGATTTGAATATTGATATTTGCACGTACCGAATCCGGTATGGACTTTAATAGCTCAGCATAGCAACGCAACAAGGCTATACAAGCTAAACGCTCCAATTCGGGTGAGTCGGAACCGAACGTGAAAGGTTCAACTACGTAGAGCACAATTGCCGGTGGGTTTATATCTTCCATTGTTTCACCCATACCCAAAGGATCGCTAAGTACAATTGGTGGTTTTGTGTCGGGTTTGATGTCTGGCTTCATGTCGATCGATTCGCCAgaattctgttgttgttgttgttgctgttgatgttgcAACTGCTGATGTtggagttgttgttgctgctgttgttgttgttgctgttgctgctgttgatcCATGCCCTCGATCTTGGGCGAGGTATGCGTTTTGTCTTGATCAACACCACTCGCCGAACTGTGTATCGAACTCATGCTGCCCATTGGACTAGTGGTGCCACGTTCGCGTCCTGCTCCCGGTTGACAACTGCTATTCTCAGGTGGATTAAGCAACGTCTTGTCGCCGGGCACACGATTGAGGTACGGCGCTATTTGGTTATGAAACGCGCTCGCATACAGTCGTATTTTTTCGGCTACAGCGGTATTATCTAAGGTGCGCAACCAATCGTCCAGTGGCGTGCTATTTGGTGTATTATCTGTGGGCGTACGTggacccaccgtcaacaaaccaTCCCAACCGCGAATGGGCGTATGACGACCCAATTTACACATTTCATACGTAGAACTCAATTCTCTGAAATATGTTCGCGTATTCTGCACCACAAAATCAGTTTCCGGACACACAACCAGATACACAATATCACGCGCATAAGCATAGGGTTCCAGCAGAAGTTTGTCCCAATAGTGTATGGCTAGTGGTGCTACTGAGACCCAATCCTTGTCATGTCCAACTATCACCGATGGTATCGGTTGTGGTTCGCATTGGCCAGAAGCACGTCCAGCCAAGCGATGGAACTGTCGCCAGGTCAATGGTCCGCTTACTGTGTAAGTAGCATCTTTGCTGCCCGCCGCACTGCGAGATTTCGAATGGAATGCATTTTGCAACATGGGTTGTATGAAGTTCATGGTGCGCACAATCTCTTTGTTACTGCGTGAAAATCCAACTGGAATGTACGGCCACTTATGCACTGTTAGTCTGCCACCAAAGAGTTGATGATTCCGTTTGGCCGCGCCAGGACGGCTAGGGTCGAAAGGTGAGAGCTGGTTTTGGCTAGAAAATTCATTCACATCCATACGGTTACTTTCGAAAGCTAATCTCGCCTGCTCAAGTGCCAAACATATTACATCATTTGCGTCGACGAATTCTAACACATTGGAGATGGCGGCCACCGATTGTGGTTGTCGGCTTTGTCGAGCTAAACGATGTCGGTGACGTTGTAAAGCTCGGTGTACTGCACTGCTAGACGTTTGTATGATGGAACATTGTTCAAGTAATAAATCAAAGATGACGTGCGCATGTTGGAGTGCTTGCGCGTCGGGCTGTACGTGGTTAGCCTTATCTGCTTGAGCAGGTAACAATGGATTAGCGCCCTTAATGGCTAGAGAGGACGTCAATTTCGCAGCAGTTGGCGTCAGAGCAGCCGCCAAATTTGCTATCAGGGAAGGTAATGACTGTTTCTTGTTACGGGCGGGATCTTCGGCAACACCCGTTATCTCCATTTCATCCTCGTAAAAGAGACCAGCACGAAATGCAAGTCGTCTATTGACTACAGCACTAAAACCGCAGGTACAATCTACCGGATCGTCGTCCACGTACCCCGTAATATGTTGATTGCTGGCAGGTGTGTTCGAAGATGAAGATGAACCTGAACCCGTGTGCCCCGATGTTCCTGGCAGCGATGCTGGTGAATCCAAAGCACTGCCACCGCCAAAGGCACTTAACAGGCGCATGCTTCCTGCGGCAGCTCCACCACCACCACTACCGCTATTTCCGCTGATGCCGGCAACAGCTGGGTTCCCGCTTGCATTTGTAGAAGGCGGTAACGGATTAAAGCTTCCACCTGGCAGAGGCACGTAAACACCTGAATCTGCACCACGTATGTTACCCACTTTCTGAGAATCCGCATTACACACACAAACGGTGCTGCTATCGAAATTGTGATCTCGAAAGACATTTAACGCTGTGTCATATAGCAGAATATTCACAATCAAAGAGCTAACTTCGGGCAACTCACGCGCCACCACGGCGCCAGTCGCAACGCCGGCGGATGGCAGATTACCCGCTGCGCTTAGCGGTCTAGGAAGATGTGTTGAAGGCATACCAACGCTTTGCGGTGTTGGAGGATGCTCTTGCGAATGATACTGTTTATTCAAATACGACGATGTTGAGGTGGCTGGACTGGCCACAGCCATTTCATAAGGTGGCGGTGGATGCCGTTGTGGTTGCATCATTGGAAACGGTACCACCGAGGCGGGTGATGGTGATATCGGTGACATGCCGGCGCGTTGCATCATTTGCTGCATACTCGTGCTGCCGGGCGTATTTGTGAGTGCTGCCTGCGGACAGTTTAGTTGATTCAGCAAAAGATTATTTCCACCGCcggcaccaccaccaccactgcTCAACGGCGTGGGCACCGTGTTTGAGTGCATTGGTGATGGTATGGGCCCCAAAGGTGTGCGCGGTTGCTGTAGCGGTGTGCGCGGCGCTGCTGAGAGTAGTTCGTGtagttgttgatgttgttgttgcagttgctgttgttgttgctgctgttgtgctGCCGCAGCTTGAGCAGCGACCACCGCACGCGATTTCTGTGTTGTCCATGATGGTTTGTAGGTGCAATTTGTTGGTAACGCCAGTGGCGGCAGCGTTTGACTAGGTAGGTTTGTTAGAGGCGCGTATTTGGATGAGCCCACAAACTTTGCACGCTTCGGCGGCCGATAAACATATGACCAATCTTCAATTGGCTCTTCAACGGGGCTACCCAGTTCGGCAAAATATTCTTGTTTGATTTTAATCATACCGCCCATACCGGCATCCAAGCCGCCCGATATAGCGGTTGCAGCAGTAATTACACTGAGATCCGTCATTTGGATGTCCATTTGGCACGGGCTGGAATTAGGATGGTGCTGTTCATGTGATGGTGGTGTAGGAAACATCTTAGTCAGATCTTCCGCCATACTGGAACCGCCGTTACCGCCACCATTACTGCTACCATTATTACCTATACTATTCGAGGCATTCGGTGTATTCGTGCAGTTTTGCAACGCAGCGATTGCGACCGCACTGGCGTtcacagcagcagcaactgcAGTGCTGCGCTTAAGATCGTCAATTGTGGTCGTTGCGGTAGAGCCATTGGATGGGTTGTTCGAGTCGGGCGGTGTATGTATTTGCACGCTGCCGCAGCCATCGTTTGATGTCTCAAACAGCTGCTCAAGATCGTTCATTGTTGGGTTTAAGCCTTCAGCGGTATACAGATCACCACTGGCACTGCTTTTGCCATCTTTGCAAGGTGAAGCTGTACCCTGTAGCGCATCTGTGGTTTGTATGTCGAGCCCGCGGAAATAACCGCCGCCATTACCATTGCCATCACTACCCACATTTTCCTCTTTGATATTTGTCAAATTGCCACAATGCGCGGCTATGCCTACCAAACCGCCACTGCTACTACCACTCGCAGACGCTGCATTCATGGCGGAACTCGTAAGCGAATTGAGGGAAGCATCTATAGAGAGTAGCTGCGAACCATATACGGAGCCCGGTGACGGCATAAGCGGTTTCGAGTGAGTATGACCTTCGTAGAGATTTTTGGTACACATGCTGCGACACGGTTTGGTCACATCGTTGAGCTTGAAACGTTTCATTGGATGATTCGCCCTAAAAGAGTAAATTGAAAGTTAATTGATGTTAAGTAATGCAAACAAATTTGTAAGCGACTgcaatttatagaaaaaaaaattgcatgtataatatatttgtgcGTTTATCAATTGTGCAATTTATACCCTCACTATGGAATGTAAAACTGTTATTCAGAACACATAAACACAGGCTTTTGTTTATCTTAGAGTCTAAAGATAGAAATATGCACAAACTGAACTGCAATTTCCCCAAGAACTCTGTAATGTATATTTTAGGGAATTAAAGCAGTTCAAAAAATACTCACCAAGCATTCTGATACGTGAAATCATACAGTACATTATATTTTGAGCAGTCATCATTGGCGAAACTATCGATATCCTTAACTTTTATCTCTGGCATCTTAAACGATTTCCAATAATCGTTGATCGCATCTGCCGCCGAAATGGCAGACGACGTGGACACTACTGGCAGGCCATTTCGACTACCGCTACCCGACAATGGTGTCGGCGCATAACCCGGTTCGGTTTTAATTTGATCAACACTTAGTGTGGTCAATGACGGTTGTTGTATCTCGAATTTCTTAATGCTTATAGTGCCACATTGGGGACCAGCCGAACCCGTTGTGCCCATAATTTGTGCTTGTGACTGTTGTgaaccttgttgttgttgttgttgctgctgctgttgttggccGCTTATAGTCGGAGTGCTACGCCCGACACTTGGTGGTTGTGGCACGCTGCCAGGTCCATTTGGTCCCACGCCAGTCACGCCACCACCACCATTACCCGCCTCAACAGAGGGTGGCGGCTCTACGCTTGGCGTAGGTCGCACATAGGGCGATGTTGTGATGCTTTTATTATCATGCTGATCGGTGGGTGTGGGTGCCGGTGTATTCTTGTCCAATAGATGATCAATCGGTGTTGGTGGTTGTTGCAAATTCGGCACGGATGGTGGTGCACGTGGGCTCATTGTTAACAACTAAGCGAGAGAAGCAAAAATATAGTTAattgtatatttgaaaaatatttagtcgATAATGAAAGGGTGTTAAAAAGAACTAGTATAAACCTCAAGCACTCACTTGATCGGCCGGTGGTACAGACGTTGGCTGTGATAGCGTTGAGTTCGGATGAGGCGATTGTGCGGGTGTGCCAGGCGAACCCACCGAGGGCACCGGCATCAAGTCGCCCACAGAGTTGCGCGAATAAGTTGAAGCGCCGCCGTGCGGTGTGTCGTGCGGCGTCATCGATGCGGGATTCAAAGTTctgtaaacaaaaattgcataatataaaaattagtttggcaacaaaatttaagtaatttattatgattttgtCTTTTAGCAAAATGTAtgctatttatgtacatatgtatgttggtatgcTGTTATGCATTCAAACACCTTCCTAAACTGATTTTTAAGAGTTTTGATGTACGATTATATATTGTAAAGGGTATATATGCAAATGTTCAGCTACAACCATACAGCTTTTTATATAGTATGGAATATTCGATTTTATGTGTCTAAACTTTGTATTCATACAATTATTAGAGCAATATTTTGTTCTTGTTCAGCGTTATTGTTACAATTTGTTCGTGTGCATTGTGGCGGtgataaattcaattcaaattaaTGTTCAATACTCAATGCATGACCCCAAACCATAGCCAAGTATTCGCTAAActtgtaaaatatacatattttttatattaacgcatgcttaataaataataaaactgagtataattatatgcaaatatttctcATTAAGTTGACATGCAAATACCGTGACCATCACCCAGCTGTTAGGCAAGTAACAACTTTTTTTGGGGCTTTCgagttttatgtatttataatgatGTTATAAGTTTATATTTGTGGCAGCAAAATAAGAATCGTTTAGTTACCAAAACCAAAAGCCTTTCGAAATTTCTAATTTGTTTGTAATTGCAAGcttataccatctgatcaaatttacccagtctgacaaaaaaaaaaaatattttcacgcaTTTTGAACAAAACCTAATTTTCcgccttcaaaatagtctcATTTTAAGTATGGCAACGagttatccaattttccataATACATAAGAAT
This genomic stretch from Bactrocera dorsalis isolate Fly_Bdor chromosome 5, ASM2337382v1, whole genome shotgun sequence harbors:
- the LOC105225156 gene encoding mediator of RNA polymerase II transcription subunit 13 isoform X4, giving the protein MTHQNHQTNGASLEDCHTNFFALTDLCGIKWRKFVNSERVNASSDPLDDPILRSYSRCMQADILCVWRRIPSTKQDNSDLNPIFEISTSKVHPPLSLAAAKELWIFWYGEEPDLSELVDAELLKVAANQALWNGTWERGLTYECRSLLFKALHNLMERFVLTKDIVRFGKWFVQPCTSNDRLFGRSSQHLSFSFTFFVHGDTVCASIDLREHPAVRPLSKEHLTEAAAAFAAAGNSQTLSQSHEHGNVTNLPEDVASPHSPNNGGAVGDGVTNSNSPNSSTTPKPRRVILAPFGMAATLTGNSFKATDPMAEKILEDWASFFPLCNKENSDVPPVVEVVSGGHKMYHPSIYVLVTDLDDMEEMEAAASQKGSLGTTSSAEAAALAAISSANTNEFIGNSRKSTSTQQPASLQQQQLQQQMHTVTTVTTVATSCSQANSSGVGGSNGINSNSSIAMVEQHLHELSARAQPYYDTTASSFTSNTTNTHASPQAATEMPERVWQDCITNTLHVTYAASVAATAMSTGATTAQITCSSLSTSTGGVTTTTATGSGTVGGEDCNSTSGNNGNNDNNAGNGGGGGNSSGGCSSMDTQNTNTKIGDANEVEAKLRMQQMQFWGFVDPTEKTPCTCTKTLNPASMTPHDTPHGGASTYSRNSVGDLMPVPSVGSPGTPAQSPHPNSTLSQPTSVPPADQLLTMSPRAPPSVPNLQQPPTPIDHLLDKNTPAPTPTDQHDNKSITTSPYVRPTPSVEPPPSVEAGNGGGGVTGVGPNGPGSVPQPPSVGRSTPTISGQQQQQQQQQQQGSQQSQAQIMGTTGSAGPQCGTISIKKFEIQQPSLTTLSVDQIKTEPGYAPTPLSGSGSRNGLPVVSTSSAISAADAINDYWKSFKMPEIKVKDIDSFANDDCSKYNVLYDFTYQNAWANHPMKRFKLNDVTKPCRSMCTKNLYEGHTHSKPLMPSPGSVYGSQLLSIDASLNSLTSSAMNAASASGSSSGGLVGIAAHCGNLTNIKEENVGSDGNGNGGGYFRGLDIQTTDALQGTASPCKDGKSSASGDLYTAEGLNPTMNDLEQLFETSNDGCGSVQIHTPPDSNNPSNGSTATTTIDDLKRSTAVAAAVNASAVAIAALQNCTNTPNASNSIGNNGSSNGGGNGGSSMAEDLTKMFPTPPSHEQHHPNSSPCQMDIQMTDLSVITAATAISGGLDAGMGGMIKIKQEYFAELGSPVEEPIEDWSYVYRPPKRAKFVGSSKYAPLTNLPSQTLPPLALPTNCTYKPSWTTQKSRAVVAAQAAAAQQQQQQQQLQQQHQQLHELLSAAPRTPLQQPRTPLGPIPSPMHSNTVPTPLSSGGGGAGGGNNLLLNQLNCPQAALTNTPGSTSMQQMMQRAGMSPISPSPASVVPFPMMQPQRHPPPPYEMAVASPATSTSSYLNKQYHSQEHPPTPQSVGMPSTHLPRPLSAAGNLPSAGVATGAVVARELPEVSSLIVNILLYDTALNVFRDHNFDSSTVCVCNADSQKVGNIRGADSGVYVPLPGGSFNPLPPSTNASGNPAVAGISGNSGSGGGGAAAGSMRLLSAFGGGSALDSPASLPGTSGHTGSGSSSSSNTPASNQHITGYVDDDPVDCTCGFSAVVNRRLAFRAGLFYEDEMEITGVAEDPARNKKQSLPSLIANLAAALTPTAAKLTSSLAIKGANPLLPAQADKANHVQPDAQALQHAHVIFDLLLEQCSIIQTSSSAVHRALQRHRHRLARQSRQPQSVAAISNVLEFVDANDVICLALEQARLAFESNRMDVNEFSSQNQLSPFDPSRPGAAKRNHQLFGGRLTVHKWPYIPVGFSRSNKEIVRTMNFIQPMLQNAFHSKSRSAAGSKDATYTVSGPLTWRQFHRLAGRASGQCEPQPIPSVIVGHDKDWVSVAPLAIHYWDKLLLEPYAYARDIVYLVVCPETDFVVQNTRTYFRELSSTYEMCKLGRHTPIRGWDGLLTVGPRTPTDNTPNSTPLDDWLRTLDNTAVAEKIRLYASAFHNQIAPYLNRVPGDKTLLNPPENSSCQPGAGRERGTTSPMGSMSSIHSSASGVDQDKTHTSPKIEGMDQQQQQQQQQQQQQQLQHQQLQHQQQQQQQQNSGESIDMKPDIKPDTKPPIVLSDPLGMGETMEDINPPAIVLYVVEPFTFGSDSPELERLACIALLRCYAELLKSIPDSVRANINIQIISLESIVELGRSRTRKRFSDEIRCLALNIFSQCRRHMVHTQAVKSLTGFGTAANMEAFLKSKDDKNRQPYKMYTPPYVLAPMHEKNDKTDFSRQSSSMRALNEQKYSVMYCNYCLSEDQSWLLATVTDDRGEMFEKIIINIDVPNRARRRKAPARRVGLKKLMDFIMGLISQTAHHWRLVVGRIGRIGHSELKSWSSLLSKQNLQKASKQLKDICKQCSFMYPPGILSACLVTLEPDSKLRVMPDQFTPDERFSQISMQNPLSTPQDVTCTHILVFPTSAVCLSFTRQFQNEPQVDLENDIIFDDDDENGGFTDAELMGDLLDWDPQPGRLSNHCSPDRMEDNRSWPSAGGNNFNSAQQQDVEEVGSINQQPLAVGYMVSTAPTGRMPSWFWAACPHLEDVCPVFLKTALHLHVPNIQTADDILNSTNAHSSAIDHPLDSSLTADVLRFVLEGYNALSWLALDSNTHDRLSCLPINVQMLMDLYYLTAAIM